The Cryptococcus neoformans var. neoformans B-3501A chromosome 7, whole genome shotgun sequence genome window below encodes:
- a CDS encoding hypothetical protein (HMMPfam hit to FMN_red, NADPH-dependent FMN reductase, score: 59.0, E(): 1.2e-14) — MSYKIGVILGSTRRASNTLGFSNYFASLVSIHFPNLTLETVHLANSPGHPLPLLLEDIPPAGHPKDTLPDAYKDESVRKWSATVLGWDGAIIITPQYNWSLPAPLKNALDHLFNEWVDLPVGLITLGGHGGSKVHDQLKTICGGGLDMKVVEKGVEVKIAGELIRGKERIHGDEAWLKEYDGRVKDVVKELVALVEKRRGEKEGDVVAAQVTA, encoded by the coding sequence ATGTCCTACAAGATCGGTGTCATCCTCGGCTCCACACGGCGCGCCTCAAACACCCTCGGCTTCTCAAACTACTTCGCATCTCTAGTCTCCATTCACTTCCCTAACCTCACTCTCGAGACTGTCCATCTCGCCAACTCTCCGGGACAcccactcccactcctcctCGAGGATATACCGCCTGCCGGTCACCCAAAGGATACACTGCCTGATGCGTACAAAGACGAATCTGTACGAAAGTGGTCTGCCACTGTTCTGGGATGGGACGGAGCCATCATAATCACACCGCAATACAATTGGTCCCTCCCTGCACCTCTCAAAAATGCGCTTGACCATCTTTTCAATGAATGGGTCGACCTTCCTGTGGGACTCATTACCCTCGGTGGGCATGGCGGTTCAAAGGTCCACGACCAGCTTAAGACCATTTGTGGTGGGGGATTAGATatgaaggtggtggagaaagGGGTCGAGGTGAAGATAGCGGGAGAATTGATcaggggaaaagaaaggataCATGGGGATGAGGCATGGTTGAAGGAGTACGATGGACGGGTGAAGGATGTTGTCAAAGAGTTGGTGGCTTTGGTAGAGAAGAGGcggggagagaaggaaggggatgtGGTAGCAGCTCAGGTTACGGCGTAG